A single genomic interval of Clostridium facile harbors:
- a CDS encoding phosphoribosyltransferase family protein, with the protein MANEYYSLTVAGLQRQLSICPLNDKLSIAGFIMFSDVELTIACAEELLKKCPEADYIVTAESKGIPLAYEMSRQSGIPYLLARKSVKLYMRAPIHETVKSITTANEQTLYLDGQDAEKMKGKRVLIVDDVISTGESLRTLEHLVNSAEGKIVGRATVLAEGDSADRDDIIFLEKLPLFTSDGTPIE; encoded by the coding sequence ATGGCAAACGAGTATTATTCTTTAACGGTAGCGGGCTTACAGCGCCAGCTCTCTATTTGCCCGTTAAATGATAAATTGTCCATTGCAGGGTTTATTATGTTCTCTGATGTGGAACTGACAATAGCCTGTGCGGAAGAATTATTGAAAAAATGTCCGGAAGCAGATTACATTGTGACTGCGGAATCCAAAGGAATCCCACTGGCATATGAAATGTCCCGCCAGTCCGGCATCCCCTATTTGCTTGCCCGTAAATCGGTGAAACTATATATGCGGGCGCCCATTCATGAAACGGTAAAATCCATTACAACGGCGAATGAACAGACTTTGTATTTAGATGGACAGGACGCCGAAAAGATGAAGGGTAAACGGGTTTTGATCGTGGATGACGTGATTAGTACCGGAGAATCTTTGCGGACACTAGAACACTTGGTGAACTCCGCAGAAGGGAAAATTGTAGGAAGAGCCACCGTGTTGGCGGAAGGGGATTCCGCTGACCGTGACGATATTATTTTCCTGGAAAAGCTCCCATTGTTTACAAGCGATGGTACACCAATTGAATAA
- a CDS encoding histidine triad nucleotide-binding protein — protein MDCLFCKIVAGEIPSKKLYEDDQVLAFYDVDPQAPVHFLVIPKEHIACASEITPENSQIIAHIFEVIANLVSTLKLADGYRIVNNCGVQGGQSVPHLHFHVLGGRDMSWPPG, from the coding sequence ATGGATTGTTTATTCTGTAAAATTGTTGCAGGTGAAATTCCATCCAAAAAGCTGTATGAGGATGACCAGGTGTTGGCGTTTTATGATGTTGACCCTCAGGCTCCAGTTCATTTTTTGGTGATTCCAAAAGAACATATTGCTTGTGCAAGTGAAATTACACCGGAAAACTCCCAGATTATCGCCCATATTTTTGAGGTGATTGCAAATCTAGTGAGCACGTTAAAACTGGCGGATGGCTACCGCATTGTCAACAACTGTGGCGTACAGGGCGGCCAGTCTGTTCCACATCTGCATTTCCATGTTCTTGGTGGCAGGGATATGTCTTGGCCTCCAGGCTGA
- the alaS gene encoding alanine--tRNA ligase gives MKWMGLNELREKYLSFFEKKGHLRLKSFPLVPQGDNSLLLINSGMAPMKKWFLGQETPPKNRVTTCQKCIRTPDIENVGKTARHGTFFEMLGNFSFGDYFKEEATEWAWEFVTKELELPIDRIWVSIYEDDDEAFEIWTKRRGVSPDHIVRFGKEDNFWEIGSGPCGPCSELYFDRGVEKGCGKPDCKVGCECDRFVEFWNLVFSQFNSDGEGNYEPMEHPNIDTGMGLERLACIMQEVDNLFEVDTVQNIMKHISQIAGVTYKENPQTDVSLRVITDHIRSTTFMIADGVIPSNEGRGYVLRRLLRRAARNGKMIGIQKPFLYQVVDTVIKENQPAYPELLENADYIKKIVKAEEENFASTINKGLNLLYDMIDNIDSSMEQRMLSGDQAFKLYDTYGFPLDLIKEVIEEQNIAIDEERFMELMNAQKEAARKNAAANDVAWDENELVFTDDATEFLGYSMYECDATLKHIVMDGKEVETASEGQQVTLVFDVTPFYAESGGQVGDRGVFVYGDNIVNVTDCKKAKSGHFLHSGVVMAGSISHGMNGHLAIDEKRRQAIARNHTAAHLLQKALRDVLGSHVHQAGQLVDDQRVRFDFNHFEPMTPQEIADVEAAVNEQILNALDVNVQEMKIEEAKQLGAMALFGEKYGDVVRVVDASGYSIEFCGGTHVDNTSKLGLFKIISESSAAAGIRRIEATTGTGVLNMIHENHLMIATTCSVLKLTNPHELPSRCKNLMDELKEKDHKIDEMTQKLASYRFEEVLDSALEVNGIQVISASFNGLNTQSLRALGDRVKERTNVVAVFASIAEGKGTMLAVCGKEAVERGAHAGNIVREVSALAGGKGGGRPDSAMAGVNEIFKIDEALAQLPSVVQKFVK, from the coding sequence ATGAAATGGATGGGTTTAAATGAATTAAGGGAAAAATACCTGAGCTTTTTTGAGAAAAAAGGCCACTTAAGGTTAAAAAGCTTCCCTCTGGTACCACAAGGGGATAACAGTTTGCTATTGATTAACTCCGGCATGGCGCCAATGAAAAAATGGTTTTTAGGGCAGGAAACCCCGCCAAAAAACCGTGTAACAACCTGCCAAAAATGTATCCGTACCCCGGATATCGAAAACGTAGGGAAAACTGCCCGTCACGGTACCTTTTTTGAAATGTTGGGCAACTTCTCTTTTGGCGATTACTTTAAAGAAGAAGCAACCGAGTGGGCGTGGGAATTTGTTACCAAAGAACTGGAGCTCCCCATTGACCGCATCTGGGTTTCCATTTATGAAGATGACGATGAAGCGTTTGAAATCTGGACAAAACGCCGTGGTGTAAGCCCTGATCACATTGTACGCTTTGGGAAAGAGGACAACTTCTGGGAAATCGGTTCTGGTCCATGCGGTCCATGTTCTGAATTGTACTTTGACCGTGGTGTAGAAAAAGGATGTGGCAAACCAGACTGTAAAGTTGGCTGTGAATGCGACCGATTTGTAGAATTCTGGAACCTGGTATTCTCCCAGTTCAACAGCGATGGGGAAGGCAATTATGAACCAATGGAACATCCAAACATTGATACTGGTATGGGGCTGGAACGTCTAGCTTGCATTATGCAGGAAGTAGACAACCTGTTTGAAGTAGATACTGTTCAGAATATCATGAAACATATCAGCCAGATTGCTGGCGTAACCTATAAGGAAAATCCACAGACGGATGTTTCCCTCCGTGTTATTACTGACCATATCCGTAGCACTACCTTTATGATTGCGGATGGGGTAATCCCTTCCAATGAAGGCCGTGGCTACGTACTTCGCCGTTTGCTCCGTCGTGCTGCCCGTAATGGTAAAATGATTGGAATCCAAAAACCATTCCTGTATCAGGTAGTTGACACTGTTATTAAAGAAAACCAGCCAGCTTATCCAGAACTGTTGGAAAATGCGGATTATATCAAAAAGATTGTAAAAGCAGAAGAAGAAAACTTTGCTTCTACTATTAATAAAGGTTTGAATTTATTGTATGATATGATTGATAATATTGATTCTTCCATGGAACAGAGGATGCTTTCCGGGGATCAGGCATTTAAATTGTATGATACTTATGGTTTCCCTCTGGATTTAATCAAAGAAGTAATTGAAGAACAAAATATCGCTATTGATGAAGAACGGTTTATGGAACTGATGAACGCACAAAAAGAAGCTGCTAGAAAGAACGCAGCGGCAAATGATGTGGCATGGGATGAAAATGAATTGGTATTCACCGATGATGCTACTGAATTTTTAGGATATAGCATGTATGAATGTGACGCTACCCTAAAACACATTGTTATGGATGGTAAAGAAGTGGAAACTGCATCTGAAGGGCAGCAAGTAACACTGGTATTTGACGTGACTCCATTCTATGCGGAAAGTGGTGGACAGGTTGGCGACCGTGGCGTATTTGTGTATGGCGATAATATTGTGAATGTCACCGACTGTAAAAAAGCGAAATCCGGGCATTTTCTCCATTCTGGTGTTGTGATGGCTGGAAGCATCTCCCATGGGATGAACGGCCATCTGGCAATTGACGAAAAACGCCGTCAGGCGATTGCCCGCAACCATACTGCGGCACACTTGCTGCAAAAGGCTTTACGTGATGTTTTAGGCAGTCATGTCCATCAAGCTGGCCAGCTAGTAGACGACCAGCGGGTTCGATTTGACTTTAACCACTTTGAGCCAATGACCCCACAGGAAATCGCTGATGTAGAAGCAGCAGTAAACGAACAGATTTTGAATGCATTGGATGTCAATGTACAGGAAATGAAAATTGAGGAAGCAAAACAACTGGGCGCAATGGCGCTGTTCGGCGAAAAATACGGCGATGTTGTGCGTGTTGTGGACGCTTCCGGCTATTCGATTGAGTTCTGTGGTGGTACCCATGTGGATAATACTTCTAAATTAGGGCTGTTTAAAATTATCAGTGAAAGCTCTGCCGCTGCTGGTATCCGCCGTATTGAGGCTACTACTGGTACCGGTGTATTGAATATGATTCACGAAAATCACTTAATGATTGCTACTACCTGTTCTGTGTTAAAACTGACCAACCCTCATGAATTGCCATCCAGATGTAAAAACTTGATGGACGAGCTAAAGGAAAAAGACCATAAAATTGATGAGATGACACAAAAACTGGCTTCTTATCGGTTTGAGGAAGTATTGGATTCCGCCTTGGAAGTAAACGGAATACAGGTAATCTCCGCAAGCTTTAACGGGTTAAATACCCAGTCCCTCCGTGCTCTGGGGGACCGTGTGAAAGAACGGACCAATGTAGTGGCTGTCTTTGCTAGCATTGCGGAAGGAAAAGGAACAATGCTTGCTGTATGTGGAAAAGAAGCGGTAGAACGTGGCGCCCATGCCGGAAACATTGTCCGTGAGGTTTCTGCCCTAGCTGGCGGGAAAGGTGGCGGACGACCAGATAGCGCAATGGCTGGCGTCAATGAAATATTTAAAATTGATGAAGCTTTGGCTCAGCTTCCTTCTGTTGTGCAGAAGTTTGTGAAATAG